A portion of the Pseudomonas sp. PSE14 genome contains these proteins:
- the yajC gene encoding preprotein translocase subunit YajC has protein sequence MSFLIPAAFADAAAPAAAAGPAGTGFEWVFLVGFLVIFYLMIWRPQAKRSKEHKNLIAGLQKGDEVVTSAGIAGKVTKVADDFVVVEVSDSVELKFQKGAIAATLPKGTLKAI, from the coding sequence ATGAGCTTTCTAATTCCCGCTGCCTTCGCTGACGCTGCAGCCCCCGCCGCCGCTGCCGGCCCGGCTGGCACCGGCTTCGAGTGGGTGTTCCTGGTCGGTTTCCTGGTCATCTTCTATCTGATGATCTGGCGTCCCCAGGCCAAGCGTTCCAAGGAGCACAAGAACCTGATCGCCGGCTTGCAGAAGGGTGATGAAGTCGTCACTTCCGCGGGCATCGCCGGCAAGGTGACCAAGGTTGCTGACGATTTCGTCGTGGTCGAAGTCTCCGACAGCGTCGAGCTGAAGTTCCAGAAGGGCGCGATTGCCGCGACCCTGCCGAAAGGCACGCTGAAGGCCATCTGA
- the trmJ gene encoding tRNA (cytosine(32)/uridine(32)-2'-O)-methyltransferase TrmJ yields the protein MLDRIRVVLVNTSHPGNIGGTARAMKNMGLSRLVLVDPMDFPSGEARARASGADDILDAAVVVPTLEDALVGCSLVLGTSARDRRIPWPLLDPRECATTSLQHVQQGGEVALVFGREYAGLTNEELQRCQFHVHIPANPEFSSLNLATAVQVLVYEVRMAWLAAQGQPTKQEKVESTAMLNSIPVTSDELERFYAHLESTLVDIQFLDPQKPRHLMSRLRRLYGRSGVSKLEMNILRGILTETQKAARGELSKRSDEDV from the coding sequence TTGCTCGACAGAATTCGCGTGGTGCTGGTCAACACCAGTCATCCCGGCAATATCGGCGGTACGGCCCGTGCGATGAAGAACATGGGCCTGTCGCGCCTGGTGCTGGTCGATCCGATGGATTTCCCCAGTGGCGAGGCGCGCGCCCGTGCTTCCGGCGCCGATGACATCCTCGATGCGGCCGTGGTCGTGCCGACCCTGGAAGACGCCCTGGTCGGTTGCAGTCTGGTGCTGGGCACCAGTGCGCGCGACCGCCGCATTCCCTGGCCGCTGCTCGATCCCCGTGAGTGCGCCACCACCAGCCTGCAGCACGTGCAGCAGGGTGGCGAGGTCGCGCTGGTCTTCGGTCGCGAATATGCGGGTCTGACCAACGAGGAATTGCAGCGATGTCAATTCCATGTGCATATCCCGGCCAATCCCGAGTTCAGCTCGCTGAACCTGGCGACGGCGGTGCAGGTGCTGGTCTACGAGGTGCGCATGGCCTGGTTGGCGGCCCAAGGCCAGCCGACCAAGCAGGAGAAGGTGGAGTCCACCGCGATGCTCAACAGCATTCCGGTGACGTCGGATGAGCTGGAGCGTTTCTACGCACACCTGGAGTCGACCCTGGTGGATATCCAGTTCCTCGATCCGCAGAAGCCGCGCCATCTCATGTCGCGTCTGCGCCGCTTGTACGGCCGCAGCGGCGTCAGCAAGCTGGAGATGAATATCCTGAGGGGTATTCTGACCGAAACACAGAAGGCTGCCCGTGGGGAGCTTTCCAAGCGGAGTGATGAAGATGTTTGA
- the iscR gene encoding Fe-S cluster assembly transcriptional regulator IscR, with product MRLTTKGRYAVTAMLDLALHAQRGPVSLADISERQGISLSYLEQLFAKLRRGNLVVSVRGPGGGYQLSRDMTGIHVAQVIDAVNESVDATRCQGQGDCHSGDTCLTHHLWCDLSQQIHEFLSGISLADLVERREVQEVAQRQDERRCSGSKTPRLDKIEASAID from the coding sequence ATGCGATTGACCACCAAAGGCCGCTATGCCGTCACCGCCATGCTCGATCTGGCGTTGCACGCCCAGCGTGGTCCGGTTTCTCTCGCCGATATTTCCGAGCGCCAGGGCATCTCCCTGTCCTACCTGGAACAGCTGTTTGCCAAGTTGCGCCGTGGCAACCTGGTGGTCAGCGTGCGCGGTCCGGGCGGCGGCTACCAGCTGTCCCGCGACATGACCGGCATCCACGTTGCCCAGGTGATCGATGCGGTCAACGAGTCGGTCGACGCTACCCGCTGTCAGGGTCAAGGCGACTGCCACTCCGGCGATACCTGTCTGACCCACCACCTGTGGTGCGACCTCAGCCAGCAGATTCACGAGTTCCTCAGCGGCATCAGCCTGGCCGACCTGGTCGAGCGCCGCGAAGTTCAAGAGGTCGCCCAGCGCCAGGACGAGCGCCGTTGTTCGGGCAGCAAGACGCCGCGCCTCGACAAGATTGAAGCGTCCGCCATCGATTGA
- the cysE gene encoding serine O-acetyltransferase has translation MFERVREDIQSVFHRDPAARNAFEVLTCYPGLHAVWLHRLAHALWASGWKWLARMVSNFGRWMTGIEIHPGAKIGRRFFIDHGLGIVIGETAEIGDDVTIYQGVTLGGTSWNKGKRHPTLADGVVVGAGAKVLGPFTVGAGAKVGSNAVVTKEVPPGATVVGIPGRIIMKDDADQAAKRQAMAEKLGFDAYGVSQDMPDPVARAIGQLLDHLQAVDGRLEGMCKALTALGSDYCAKDLPALREEDFAGVKDTEDSKSAQ, from the coding sequence ATGTTTGAGCGTGTGCGCGAAGATATCCAGAGCGTATTCCATCGTGACCCGGCGGCGCGCAACGCCTTTGAGGTGCTCACCTGCTATCCGGGCCTGCACGCGGTGTGGCTGCATCGCCTGGCTCATGCCCTGTGGGCGTCCGGCTGGAAGTGGCTGGCACGCATGGTGTCCAACTTCGGGCGCTGGATGACCGGTATCGAGATCCATCCCGGCGCCAAGATCGGTCGGCGTTTCTTCATCGACCACGGCCTGGGTATCGTCATTGGCGAGACTGCCGAGATCGGTGACGACGTGACTATCTACCAGGGCGTGACCCTGGGCGGCACCAGTTGGAACAAGGGCAAGCGTCACCCGACCCTGGCCGATGGCGTGGTGGTGGGGGCGGGCGCCAAGGTGCTCGGTCCGTTCACTGTTGGTGCTGGCGCCAAGGTGGGCTCCAACGCGGTGGTCACGAAAGAGGTACCGCCAGGGGCTACCGTCGTAGGTATTCCTGGTCGGATCATCATGAAGGACGATGCCGACCAGGCCGCCAAGCGCCAGGCCATGGCCGAGAAGCTTGGCTTCGATGCCTACGGCGTCAGCCAGGACATGCCTGACCCGGTGGCGCGTGCCATTGGTCAGTTGCTCGATCACCTGCAGGCCGTTGATGGCCGCCTGGAAGGGATGTGCAAGGCGCTGACGGCTCTAGGCAGCGACTATTGTGCGAAAGATCTGCCGGCGCTGCGTGAAGAGGACTTCGCTGGCGTGAAGGACACCGAGGACAGCAAGTCGGCGCAGTGA
- the hscB gene encoding co-chaperone HscB, translated as MGSPCHFALFDLQPGFRIDLEALGNRYRELVRNVHPDRFADASEREQRLALEKAAELNDAYQTLKSAPRRALYLLALRGNALPLEATVQDPEFLLQQMRLREELEDLQDSADLDGVAYFKRQLKSAQQQLDAEFADCWDDPARRELAERLVRRMQFLDKLAQEVRQLEERLDD; from the coding sequence GTGGGTAGTCCCTGTCACTTCGCGCTGTTCGACCTGCAGCCAGGCTTCCGGATCGACCTGGAAGCCCTTGGCAACCGCTACCGCGAGCTGGTGCGCAACGTCCATCCGGATCGTTTCGCCGATGCCTCCGAGCGCGAGCAGCGACTGGCGCTGGAAAAGGCCGCCGAGCTCAACGACGCGTACCAGACGCTTAAGAGCGCTCCGCGCCGTGCCCTTTACCTGTTGGCCTTGCGTGGCAACGCGTTGCCACTGGAAGCCACGGTGCAGGATCCGGAGTTCCTCCTGCAGCAGATGCGTCTGCGCGAGGAGCTGGAAGACCTGCAGGACAGCGCCGATCTCGATGGCGTGGCGTACTTCAAGCGCCAGCTGAAATCGGCCCAGCAGCAGCTGGACGCGGAGTTCGCCGATTGCTGGGATGACCCGGCCCGCCGCGAGTTGGCCGAGCGCCTGGTGCGGCGCATGCAGTTCCTCGACAAGCTGGCGCAGGAAGTGCGGCAGCTCGAAGAGCGACTCGACGATTAA
- the suhB gene encoding inositol-phosphate phosphatase → MQPMLNIALRAARSAGELIFRSIERLDTLSVNEKEAKDYVTEVDRAAELSIVTALRKAYPNHGIMGEEGGMLEGSGEGADYLWIIDPLDGTTNFIHGVPHFAISIACKYRGRLEHAVVLDPIRQEEFTASRGRGAALNGRRLRVSNRKSLEGALLGTGFPFRDSQMDNLDAYLGMFRSLVGQTAGIRRAGAASLDLAYVAAGRYDAFWEFGLSEWDMAAGALLIQEAGGLVSDFTGGHEFLEKGQIVAGNTKCFKALLTSIQPHLPPSLKR, encoded by the coding sequence ATGCAGCCCATGCTGAATATCGCCCTGCGCGCCGCTCGCAGCGCCGGTGAACTGATCTTCCGCTCCATCGAACGCCTGGACACCCTCTCGGTCAACGAAAAAGAAGCCAAGGACTACGTCACCGAAGTCGATCGCGCGGCTGAACTCTCCATTGTCACCGCCCTGCGCAAGGCCTACCCGAATCACGGGATCATGGGCGAAGAAGGCGGCATGCTGGAAGGCAGCGGCGAAGGCGCCGACTACCTGTGGATCATCGATCCGCTGGACGGCACCACCAACTTCATCCATGGCGTTCCGCACTTCGCCATCAGCATCGCCTGCAAATACCGCGGCCGCCTCGAGCACGCCGTGGTCCTCGACCCGATCCGTCAGGAAGAATTCACCGCCAGCCGTGGCCGTGGCGCCGCACTGAACGGTCGCCGCCTGCGCGTCAGCAACCGCAAGAGCCTGGAAGGCGCCCTGCTGGGCACCGGCTTCCCGTTCCGTGACAGCCAGATGGACAACCTGGACGCCTACCTGGGCATGTTCCGCAGCCTGGTCGGCCAGACCGCCGGCATCCGCCGCGCCGGCGCTGCCAGCCTGGACCTGGCCTACGTCGCCGCTGGCCGTTACGACGCCTTCTGGGAGTTCGGCCTGTCCGAGTGGGACATGGCAGCGGGCGCCCTGCTGATCCAGGAAGCTGGCGGCCTGGTGAGCGACTTCACCGGCGGCCACGAATTCCTCGAGAAGGGCCAGATCGTCGCCGGCAACACCAAGTGCTTCAAGGCGCTGCTGACCAGCATCCAGCCGCACCTGCCGCCGTCGCTCAAGCGCTGA
- a CDS encoding IscS subfamily cysteine desulfurase → MKLPIYLDYSATTPVDPRVAQKMADCLLVDGNFGNPASRSHVFGWKAEEAAENARRQVAELVNADPREIVWTSGATESDNLAIKGVAHFYATKGKHIVTSKIEHKAVLDTCRQLEREGFEVTYLEPTPEGIITPAMVESALREDTILVSVMHVNNEVGSVNDIAAIGELTRSRGILLHVDAAQSAGKIDIDLEKLKVDLMSFSAHKVYGPKGMGALYVRRKPRVRLEAQMHGGGHERGMRSGTLATHQIVGMGEAFRIAKEEMHQEMARIEGLRKRFFEQVQGLEELYVNGSATSYAPNILNVSFNYVEGESLMMSLKDLAVSSGSACTSASLEPSYVLRALGRNDELAHSSIRFSFGRFTTEEEVDYAANKVVEAVSKLRELSPLWDMFKEGVDLSKVEWQAH, encoded by the coding sequence ATGAAATTGCCGATTTACCTCGACTACTCCGCCACAACCCCGGTGGACCCGCGTGTCGCTCAGAAAATGGCTGACTGCCTCCTGGTAGATGGCAATTTCGGCAACCCGGCGTCGCGCTCCCACGTCTTCGGCTGGAAGGCCGAGGAAGCAGCCGAGAACGCTCGTCGCCAGGTCGCCGAGCTGGTCAATGCCGACCCCCGCGAGATCGTCTGGACTTCCGGTGCCACCGAGTCCGACAACCTGGCGATCAAGGGTGTTGCGCACTTCTATGCCACCAAGGGCAAGCACATCGTCACCTCGAAGATCGAGCACAAGGCGGTCCTGGATACCTGCCGCCAGCTGGAGCGCGAAGGCTTCGAGGTCACCTACCTGGAGCCGACTCCCGAGGGCATCATCACCCCGGCGATGGTCGAGTCCGCCCTGCGTGAGGACACCATCCTGGTGTCGGTCATGCACGTGAACAACGAAGTCGGCAGCGTCAACGACATCGCTGCCATCGGCGAGCTGACCCGCTCCCGCGGCATCCTGCTGCACGTCGACGCCGCCCAATCGGCCGGCAAGATCGACATCGACCTGGAAAAGCTCAAGGTCGACCTGATGTCCTTCTCTGCCCACAAGGTCTATGGCCCCAAAGGCATGGGCGCCCTGTACGTGCGCCGCAAGCCGCGCGTCCGCCTGGAAGCCCAGATGCACGGTGGCGGCCATGAGCGCGGCATGCGTTCGGGCACCCTGGCGACCCACCAGATCGTCGGCATGGGCGAGGCCTTCCGCATCGCCAAGGAAGAAATGCACCAGGAAATGGCTCGTATCGAAGGCCTGCGCAAGCGCTTCTTCGAGCAGGTCCAGGGCCTGGAAGAGCTGTACGTCAACGGCAGCGCCACTTCCTACGCACCGAACATCCTCAACGTCAGCTTCAACTACGTCGAGGGCGAGTCGCTGATGATGTCGCTCAAGGACCTGGCCGTATCGTCCGGTTCCGCCTGCACCTCGGCCTCGCTGGAGCCGTCCTACGTGCTCCGCGCCCTGGGTCGCAACGACGAACTGGCGCACAGCTCCATCCGTTTCAGCTTCGGCCGCTTCACCACTGAAGAAGAGGTCGACTATGCCGCCAATAAGGTGGTGGAAGCCGTTTCCAAGCTGCGTGAACTCTCGCCGCTGTGGGATATGTTCAAAGAGGGTGTCGACCTGTCCAAGGTCGAATGGCAGGCCCACTGA
- the secD gene encoding protein translocase subunit SecD — protein sequence MLNKYPLWKYLLILAVLAVGFIYSAPNLYPDDPAVQISGASTALQVSQADLDKASKALTDAGIAVKAGSLGKNSGLIRLAKQEDQLPAKDIVRRALGDDYVVALNLAQTTPNWLRSIAAHPMKLGLDLSGGVHFLLEVDMDKAVDARMKVYESEIKSALRKERVRYRSLPAQDSGIQLGFTEEADLDKAKSIIAKDYRDFEVTQSERTGMQVLRLGMTPAKLAEIREYSIKQNLTTVRNRVNELGVSEPLVQRQGANRIVVELPGVQDTAEAKRILGKTANLEFRLAAEPDAIKSATETFEFREPRRPPATLERGVIITGDQVTDASASFDENGRPQVNIRLDGHGGELMNRATRNNVGRSMAVVFIEQKPITRYAKQVVDGVEQEVAVPAFKEEKKIISLATIQSPLGNQFRITGLDAPGESSELALLLRAGGLAAPMYFAEERTIGPSLGADNIAKGIDASLWGMVFVSLFIIVIYRFFGVIATVALAFNMVMLVALMSILGATLTLPGIAGIVLTMGMAVDANVLIFSRIREELAAGMSVQRAIHEGFNRAFTAILDANLTSLLVGGILYAMGTGPVKGFAVTMSLGIITSMFTAILVTRAMVNLIFGGRDFKKLWI from the coding sequence ATGCTCAACAAGTATCCCCTGTGGAAGTATCTGCTGATCCTGGCGGTCCTGGCCGTCGGTTTCATCTATTCCGCACCCAACCTCTATCCGGATGACCCGGCCGTGCAGATCAGTGGTGCGAGCACCGCGCTGCAGGTGTCGCAGGCCGACCTGGACAAGGCCAGCAAGGCGCTGACCGACGCGGGTATCGCCGTCAAGGCGGGCTCCCTCGGCAAGAACAGCGGCCTGATCCGCCTGGCCAAGCAGGAAGACCAGCTGCCGGCCAAGGACATCGTCCGCCGCGCCCTGGGTGACGACTACGTGGTCGCCCTGAACCTGGCGCAGACCACCCCGAACTGGCTGCGCTCGATCGCTGCGCACCCGATGAAGCTGGGTCTGGACCTGTCCGGTGGTGTGCACTTCCTGCTGGAAGTGGACATGGACAAGGCGGTCGACGCCCGCATGAAGGTCTACGAAAGCGAAATCAAGAGCGCCCTGCGCAAGGAGCGCGTGCGCTACCGCAGCCTGCCGGCGCAGGACAGTGGCATCCAGCTGGGCTTCACCGAAGAAGCCGACCTGGACAAGGCCAAGTCCATCATCGCCAAGGACTACCGCGATTTCGAAGTTACCCAGAGCGAGCGCACCGGCATGCAGGTGCTGCGTCTGGGCATGACCCCGGCGAAGCTGGCGGAAATCCGCGAGTATTCGATCAAGCAGAACCTCACCACCGTCCGCAACCGCGTGAACGAGCTGGGCGTCTCCGAGCCGCTGGTACAGCGCCAGGGCGCCAATCGCATCGTGGTCGAGCTGCCGGGTGTGCAGGACACCGCCGAAGCCAAGCGTATCCTCGGCAAGACCGCCAACCTGGAATTCCGTCTGGCCGCCGAGCCGGATGCGATCAAGTCCGCCACCGAAACCTTCGAGTTCCGTGAGCCGCGCCGGCCGCCGGCGACCCTGGAGCGTGGCGTGATCATCACCGGTGACCAGGTCACCGACGCCAGCGCCAGCTTCGACGAGAACGGCCGCCCGCAGGTGAACATCCGCCTGGATGGCCACGGCGGCGAGCTGATGAACCGTGCGACCCGCAACAACGTCGGCCGCAGCATGGCGGTGGTGTTCATCGAGCAGAAGCCGATCACCCGCTATGCCAAGCAGGTGGTCGACGGCGTCGAGCAGGAAGTCGCTGTTCCGGCGTTCAAGGAAGAGAAGAAGATCATCAGCCTGGCGACCATCCAGTCGCCGCTGGGCAACCAGTTCCGCATCACCGGTCTGGACGCTCCGGGCGAGTCCTCGGAACTGGCCCTGCTGCTGCGCGCCGGTGGCCTGGCCGCGCCGATGTACTTCGCCGAAGAACGCACCATCGGCCCGAGCCTGGGTGCGGACAACATCGCCAAGGGTATCGATGCCTCCCTCTGGGGTATGGTCTTCGTGTCCCTGTTCATCATCGTGATCTACCGCTTCTTTGGCGTGATCGCCACCGTCGCCCTGGCCTTCAACATGGTCATGCTGGTGGCGCTGATGTCGATCCTCGGCGCGACCCTGACCCTGCCGGGTATCGCGGGTATCGTGTTGACCATGGGTATGGCGGTGGACGCCAACGTGCTGATCTTCTCGCGGATACGTGAGGAGCTGGCGGCCGGCATGTCCGTGCAGCGGGCGATCCATGAGGGCTTCAACCGTGCCTTCACCGCGATCCTCGACGCCAACCTGACCTCGCTGCTGGTCGGCGGCATCCTCTACGCCATGGGCACCGGCCCGGTGAAGGGCTTCGCCGTGACCATGTCCCTCGGCATTATCACCTCGATGTTCACGGCCATTCTGGTCACCCGTGCGATGGTCAACCTGATCTTCGGCGGCCGCGACTTCAAGAAGCTGTGGATCTAA
- the iscU gene encoding Fe-S cluster assembly scaffold IscU, translating into MAYSDKVIDHYENPRNVGKLNAEDPDVGTGMVGAPACGDVMRLQIKVNEQGVIEDAKFKTYGCGSAIASSSLATEWMKGKTLDEAESIKNTTIAEELALPPVKIHCSVLAEDAIKAAVRDYKQKKGLL; encoded by the coding sequence ATGGCTTACAGTGACAAGGTCATCGACCACTACGAAAACCCGCGCAACGTCGGCAAGCTCAACGCCGAGGACCCGGACGTCGGTACCGGCATGGTCGGCGCGCCGGCCTGCGGCGACGTGATGCGCCTGCAGATCAAGGTCAACGAGCAGGGCGTCATCGAGGACGCGAAGTTCAAGACCTACGGCTGCGGCTCGGCTATCGCTTCCAGCTCCCTCGCCACCGAGTGGATGAAGGGCAAGACCCTGGATGAAGCCGAATCCATCAAGAACACCACCATCGCCGAAGAGCTGGCCCTGCCGCCGGTGAAGATCCACTGCTCGGTGCTCGCCGAGGACGCCATCAAGGCGGCCGTACGCGACTACAAGCAGAAGAAAGGTCTTCTCTGA
- the tgt gene encoding tRNA guanosine(34) transglycosylase Tgt encodes MKFELLATEGKARRGRLTFPRGVVETPAFMPVGTYGTVKGMLPHDIEGIGAQIILGNTFHLWLRPGTEVIQKHGDLHDFMQWKGPILTDSGGFQVFSLGALRKIKEEGVYFASPVDGAKVFMGPEESMAVQRALGSDIVMIFDECTPYPAEFDVAKRSMELSLRWAKRSKIAHGDSPSALFGIVQGGMHEELRMRSLEGLQEIGFDGLAIGGLSVGEPKEEMIRVLDFLPPHMPADKPRYLMGVGKPEDLVEGVRRGVDMFDCVMPTRNARNGHLFVDTGVIKIRNAVHKHDESPLDPTCDCYTCKHFSRAYLYHLDKCGEMLGSMLNTIHNLRHYQRLMAGLREAIQQGTLANFVDAFYAKRGLPTPPLAD; translated from the coding sequence ATGAAATTCGAACTGCTGGCCACCGAGGGCAAGGCCCGTCGCGGCCGCCTGACCTTCCCCCGTGGTGTGGTGGAAACCCCGGCATTCATGCCGGTGGGCACCTACGGCACCGTGAAGGGCATGCTGCCGCATGACATCGAAGGCATCGGCGCGCAGATCATTCTCGGCAACACCTTCCACCTGTGGCTGCGCCCGGGCACCGAGGTGATCCAGAAACACGGCGACCTGCATGACTTCATGCAGTGGAAGGGGCCGATCCTCACCGACTCCGGCGGCTTCCAGGTGTTCAGCCTGGGTGCGCTGCGCAAGATCAAGGAGGAGGGCGTGTATTTCGCTTCCCCGGTGGACGGCGCCAAGGTCTTCATGGGCCCGGAAGAATCCATGGCCGTGCAACGCGCGCTGGGCTCGGACATCGTGATGATCTTCGACGAGTGCACCCCGTACCCGGCGGAGTTCGATGTTGCCAAGCGTTCCATGGAGCTGTCGCTGCGCTGGGCCAAACGCTCGAAGATCGCCCACGGTGATAGTCCGTCCGCGCTGTTCGGTATCGTCCAGGGTGGCATGCATGAAGAACTGCGCATGCGCTCGCTGGAAGGCTTGCAGGAGATCGGCTTCGACGGCCTGGCCATCGGCGGCCTGTCGGTGGGCGAGCCCAAGGAAGAAATGATCCGTGTACTGGACTTCCTGCCGCCGCACATGCCCGCTGACAAACCTCGTTACCTGATGGGTGTGGGCAAACCCGAGGACCTCGTGGAAGGTGTGCGCCGGGGCGTCGACATGTTCGACTGCGTCATGCCCACCCGCAATGCGCGCAATGGTCACCTTTTCGTTGACACCGGGGTGATCAAGATCCGTAACGCGGTTCACAAACATGACGAATCGCCGCTGGACCCGACCTGCGATTGCTACACCTGCAAGCACTTCTCCCGCGCCTATCTCTACCACCTGGACAAGTGCGGCGAAATGCTCGGCAGCATGCTCAATACCATCCATAACTTGCGGCATTATCAGCGGCTTATGGCTGGTTTGCGCGAGGCAATCCAACAGGGTACATTGGCGAACTTTGTCGACGCCTTCTACGCCAAGCGCGGCCTTCCCACGCCGCCGCTGGCGGACTGA
- the iscA gene encoding iron-sulfur cluster assembly protein IscA, translating to MAISMTEAAANHVRRSLEGRGKGEGIRLGVRTTGCSGLAYVLEFVDELAAEDQVFESHGVKVIIDPKSLVYLDGTELDFTKEGLNEGFKFNNPNVRGECGCGESFNV from the coding sequence ATGGCCATCAGCATGACCGAAGCCGCCGCCAACCACGTTCGCCGCTCCCTCGAAGGGCGCGGCAAGGGCGAGGGCATTCGTCTTGGCGTGCGCACCACCGGGTGTTCCGGTCTGGCCTATGTGCTGGAGTTCGTCGACGAGCTGGCAGCCGAGGACCAGGTGTTCGAGAGTCACGGCGTGAAGGTCATCATCGACCCGAAAAGCCTGGTCTACCTCGACGGCACCGAGTTGGACTTCACCAAGGAAGGCCTCAACGAGGGCTTCAAGTTCAACAACCCGAACGTGCGCGGTGAGTGTGGCTGCGGCGAAAGCTTCAACGTCTGA
- a CDS encoding glycine zipper 2TM domain-containing protein has protein sequence MNKSLLIGTVLGAVGVTAGGAVATYNLVDRGPQYAEVLAVQPVKETIKTPRQVCKDVAVTHQRPVKDTHQIAGTAIGAIAGGLLGNQIGSGNGRKIATVAGAIGGGYAGNKVQEGMQERDTYTTNETRCSTVNDTSEKVVGYDVKYLLDGKPGQVRMDRDPGSQIPVDKSGQLILGQQ, from the coding sequence GTGAACAAGTCGTTGCTCATCGGTACCGTGCTGGGCGCTGTAGGCGTGACTGCCGGTGGCGCCGTGGCCACTTATAATCTGGTGGATCGCGGGCCTCAATATGCCGAAGTGCTCGCTGTCCAGCCGGTCAAGGAAACCATCAAGACTCCTCGCCAGGTTTGCAAGGACGTCGCAGTGACTCATCAGCGTCCTGTGAAGGACACCCATCAGATCGCCGGTACGGCGATCGGCGCCATCGCTGGCGGCCTGCTGGGTAACCAGATCGGTAGCGGCAATGGCCGGAAGATCGCCACCGTGGCGGGCGCCATCGGCGGTGGTTATGCCGGTAACAAGGTGCAGGAAGGCATGCAGGAGCGTGACACCTACACCACCAATGAAACCCGCTGCAGCACCGTCAACGACACCAGCGAGAAGGTCGTCGGTTACGACGTGAAGTACCTGCTCGACGGCAAGCCCGGCCAGGTCCGCATGGATCGCGATCCGGGGTCGCAGATTCCGGTCGACAAGAGCGGCCAACTGATCCTGGGTCAGCAATAA
- the secF gene encoding protein translocase subunit SecF, which produces MNIKIGTINFMGVRNIAFAGTLILTLIALGSWFVKGINFGLDFTGGTSIKLAYEQPADLAKVREQLVAAGFGEAVVQSFGDTRDVLVRMPSEDPELGKKVAAALQKADASNPAKVNGVEYVGPQVGEELRDQGGLGMLLALGGILLYVGFRFQWKFALGAILSLIHDAIIVMGVLSFFQITFDLTVLAAVLAVVGYSLNDTIVIFDRVRENFRVLRKASLIENINISTSQTLLRTIATSVSTLLAISALLFFGGDNLFGFSIALFVGVLAGTYSSIYIANVVLIWLNLSSEDLIPPPSKEADERP; this is translated from the coding sequence ATGAACATCAAGATCGGTACTATCAACTTCATGGGCGTTCGCAACATTGCGTTCGCCGGCACCCTGATCCTGACCCTGATCGCCCTCGGCAGCTGGTTCGTCAAGGGCATCAACTTCGGCCTCGACTTCACTGGCGGTACGTCGATCAAGCTGGCCTACGAGCAGCCTGCGGACCTTGCCAAGGTGCGTGAGCAACTGGTCGCCGCCGGTTTCGGCGAGGCGGTGGTGCAGAGCTTCGGCGACACCCGGGATGTGCTGGTACGCATGCCCAGCGAAGACCCGGAACTGGGCAAGAAGGTCGCCGCTGCGCTGCAGAAGGCCGATGCTTCCAACCCGGCGAAAGTGAATGGCGTCGAATACGTCGGCCCGCAGGTGGGTGAAGAGCTGCGCGACCAGGGCGGCCTCGGCATGCTCCTGGCGCTGGGCGGCATCCTGCTGTACGTCGGCTTCCGCTTCCAGTGGAAGTTCGCTCTGGGTGCGATCCTGTCGCTGATCCACGACGCCATCATCGTGATGGGCGTGCTGTCGTTCTTCCAGATCACCTTCGACCTGACCGTGCTGGCCGCGGTGCTGGCGGTGGTGGGCTACTCGCTGAACGACACCATCGTGATCTTCGACCGGGTGCGCGAGAACTTCCGCGTACTGCGCAAGGCTAGCCTGATCGAGAACATCAACATCTCGACCAGCCAGACCCTGCTGCGGACCATCGCCACCTCGGTGTCGACTCTGCTGGCGATCTCTGCGCTGCTGTTCTTCGGTGGCGACAACCTGTTCGGCTTCTCCATCGCCCTGTTCGTCGGTGTGTTGGCGGGTACCTACTCGTCGATCTACATCGCCAACGTGGTGCTGATCTGGCTGAACCTGTCCAGCGAGGACCTGATTCCGCCGCCGAGCAAGGAAGCCGACGAGCGCCCGTAG